The following proteins are encoded in a genomic region of Brachypodium distachyon strain Bd21 chromosome 1, Brachypodium_distachyon_v3.0, whole genome shotgun sequence:
- the LOC100827607 gene encoding ylmG homolog protein 1-2, chloroplastic codes for MNALLASPCTGPPLLRPFPSPATRFLPAKTLAPGSLRLPRGLRASPPPPRAAAQVAASAVGGLLAPLSALEVGLRSINLAPLRPPIAAAMSAAVRWLGVYREVLLVGVLFSWFPNIPWDRQPFSALRDLCDPFLALCREVMPPVFGRKLDLSPLVAFMAIDILIMILRPQPRM; via the coding sequence AtgaacgccctcctcgcgtCCCCGTGTACGGGGCCGCCTCTGCTCCGCCCCTTCCCGAGCCCCGCCACCCGTTTCCTCCCCgccaaaaccctagctcccggctcgctccgcctcccccgcGGCCTCCGcgcatccccgccgccgccgcgtgccgcCGCGCAGGTGGCGGCATCGGCCGTCGGAGGGCTCCTGGCCCCGCTCTCGGCGCTGGAGGTCGGGCTGCGGAGCATCAACCTCGCGCCGCTGCGGCCGCCGATCGCGGCGGCGATGTCGGCGGCCGTGCGGTGGCTGGGCGTCTACAGAGAGGTGCTTCTGGTCGGGGTGCTCTTCTCCTGGTTCCCTAACATCCCTTGGGACCGGCAGCCCTTCTCCGCGCTGCGCGACCTCTGCGACCCCTTCCTCGCCCTCTGCCGCGAGGTCATGCCGCCCGTGTTTGGCCGCAAGCTCGACCTTAGCCCGCTCGTCGCATTCATGGCCATCGACATCCTCATCATGATCCTTCGCCCACAGCCGCGCATGTGA